The genomic window AGTCATGACGACTTCCTTCCTTTATCTGATATCACTCAGCATGAAACCCTATCAAGATGCCAGAGTTGAAGGAGAAAAACTGGCCAAGCAGTATGCAGAATTGGAAAAGGCAGATCAGGTTGATTTTTATAATGGACTAGAAGGTTATTACAGCGTTTTAGGACATAATAAAAAGCAAGAGGCCATTGCCGTACTGATTGAAAAGAATGACCACAAGATTTATGTTTATCAGCTTGATAAGGGGATTTCTCAAGACAAGGCAGCGACGATTTCGAGGGAAAAAGGAGCTAGCGACATTGACAAGATTACCTTTGGTCGTTATCAGGACAAGCCGATTTGGGAAGTCAAGTCAGGAAACCAGTACTATCTGGTTGACTTTGAAACAGGAGCAGTGATCCAATAAGGAGGGCATATGAAACTATCCAAACGTGTACTAGAAATGGAAGAAAGCGTCACTCTAGCCAGTGATGCAAGAGCCAAAGCATTAAAAGCTCAGGGAAAAGATGTTCTTTTCTTAACCTTGGGACAGCCTGATTTTCATACTCCTGAAAACATTCAGGATGCAGCGATAGAAGCGATTCGAGATGGACGAGCTTCCTTCTATACAGTTGCTTCAGGCCTACCAGAGTTAAAAGCGGCGGTTAATACCTATTTTGAACGCTACTATGGGTATTCCGTAGCAGCTAACGAGGTTACCTTTGCCACTGGTGCCAAGTTCTCTCTCTACACCTTCTTTATGGCTGTGGTCAATCCAGGTGATGAGGTCATCATCCCTACACCATACTGGGTCAGCTATGGAGATCAAGTCAAAATGGCAGAAGGAGTGCCAGTCTTTGTCCAGGCCAAGGAAGACAATCACTTTAAAGTAACAGTAGAGCAGCTAGAAGCAGCTCGAACAGATAAGACCAAGGTCTTGGTTCTCAATTCGCCATCGAATCCGACCGGTATGATCTACTCTCGTGAGGAACTCTTGGCTATCGGAAATTGGGCGGTTGAACATGATGTCCTTATCCTAGCGGATGATATTTATGGTCGTCTGGTTTATAACGGGAACGAATTTGTTCCAATCTCTAGTCTGTCAGAAGCTATTCGCAAGCAAACCATCGTGATTAACGGTGTATCTAAGGCTTATGCCATGACTGGTTGGCGGGTAGGTTATGCTGTGGGAAATCCTGAAATTATCGCTGCTATGAGCAAATTGACAGGACAAACAACCTCAAACCTGACTGCTGTATCACAATATGCTACCATTGAAGCCCTGACTGGACCACAAGACTCTGTCGAAACCATGCGCCAAGCTTTTGAGGAACGTTTGAACACTATTTACCCTCTATTGTGCCAAGTACCAGGATTTGAAGTTGTCAAGCCCCAAGGAGCCTTCTATCTCTTCCCAAATGTTAAAAAAGCGATGGAAATGAAGGGTTATACCGATGTGACAGCATTTACAACGGCTATTCTTGAGGAAGTCGGTCTTGCCTTGATTACAGGAGCTGGATTTGGAGCACCAGAAAATGTTCGTCTCAGCTATGCGACAGATATGGATACCTTGAAAGAAGCTATTCGTCGTTTGCATCAATTTATGGAAAAATAAAACTTAGAATCTTCGCCTTTTTAGTGAAGATTTTTTGTAACGAAAATCTCGCGATTTTTCTCTAGTAGAACCTAGCTATCACATTCTATTTATGGTAAAATAGTGGGTAATGATGTCTTCGGACAAGTTAAACGAAAAAAGGAAGATAGATTATGACAAAACGTGTAACAATTATCGATGTAAAAGACTACGTTGGTCAAGAAGTGACCATCGGAGCCTGGGTTGCCAACAAATCAGGAAAAGGGAAAAT from Streptococcus oralis includes these protein-coding regions:
- a CDS encoding DUF5590 domain-containing protein — protein: MKLRQKKAKNKLLLQYGIGISLVVLVMTTSFLYLISLSMKPYQDARVEGEKLAKQYAELEKADQVDFYNGLEGYYSVLGHNKKQEAIAVLIEKNDHKIYVYQLDKGISQDKAATISREKGASDIDKITFGRYQDKPIWEVKSGNQYYLVDFETGAVIQ
- a CDS encoding pyridoxal phosphate-dependent aminotransferase — protein: MKLSKRVLEMEESVTLASDARAKALKAQGKDVLFLTLGQPDFHTPENIQDAAIEAIRDGRASFYTVASGLPELKAAVNTYFERYYGYSVAANEVTFATGAKFSLYTFFMAVVNPGDEVIIPTPYWVSYGDQVKMAEGVPVFVQAKEDNHFKVTVEQLEAARTDKTKVLVLNSPSNPTGMIYSREELLAIGNWAVEHDVLILADDIYGRLVYNGNEFVPISSLSEAIRKQTIVINGVSKAYAMTGWRVGYAVGNPEIIAAMSKLTGQTTSNLTAVSQYATIEALTGPQDSVETMRQAFEERLNTIYPLLCQVPGFEVVKPQGAFYLFPNVKKAMEMKGYTDVTAFTTAILEEVGLALITGAGFGAPENVRLSYATDMDTLKEAIRRLHQFMEK